One segment of Toxotes jaculatrix isolate fToxJac2 chromosome 8, fToxJac2.pri, whole genome shotgun sequence DNA contains the following:
- the zgc:174935 gene encoding 30S ribosomal protein S16, whose product MKVPVFLALTIVVTVALLGLIKVQKKEEDKEAKRNKFQDIKLRVTFDVLGEYQNENDETQKLLDKTQSDLKALEEEANMLQTKADKTKGDVDICKGDQKSASDELASAEAEFNNLKAESDKETASWKTEVETLEQQLAAQSAVCGFLKKDSQAASTLCGQQVVEAPKQEEPKAEGPKQEEPKAEAPKEEKPEAEAPKGEQPKAEAPKQEQPKADAPKAEEPKAEAPKQEEPKAEAPKEEQPKAEAPKQEEPKAEAPKQR is encoded by the exons atgaaagtGCCGGTGTTTCTAGCTTTGACAATAGTCGTGACTGTCGCTTTGCTGGGGTTAATTAAAGtacagaaaaaggaggaggacaaagaggcaAAACGGAACAAGTTTCAGGATATCAAGCTGCGGGTGACCTTCGATGTGCTGGGAGAGTATCAGAACGAGAACGACGAGACGCAGAAACTGCTGGATAAGACCCAAAGTGACCTGAAAGcgctggaggaggaggcgaaCATGCTCCAGACCAAAGCGGATAAGACGAAGGGTGATGTGGACATTTGTAAGGGAGACCAG AAATCTGCAAGTGATGAACTGGCATCTGCAGAGGCAGAGTTCAATAATCTAAAAG ctgaaagcgATAAGGAGACGGCCAGCTGGAAAACAGAAGTGGAAACACTGGAACAGCAACTAGCAGCACAGAGCGCAGTGTGTGGCTTTTTGAAAAAAGATTCACAAGCAGCAAG CACATTGTGTGGCCAACAAGTTGTGGAGGCCCCTAAACAAGAGGAACCAAAGGCAGAAGGCCCTAAACAAGAAGAGCCAAAGGCAGAGGCCCCTAAAGAAGAGAAGCCAGAAGCAGAGGCCCCTAAAGGAGAGCAGCCAAAGGCAGAGGCCCCTAAACAAGAGCAGCCTAAGGCAGATGCCCCTAAAGCAGAAGAGCCAAAAGCAGAGGCTCCTAAACAAGAAGAGCCAAAAGCAGAGGCCCCTAAAGAGGAGCAGCCAAAGGCAGAGGCTCCTAAACAAGAAGAGCCAAAGGCAGAGGCCCCTAAGCAGAGATGA